In Oligoflexus sp., the sequence GAAGAATTTATCCTCGATCTCATAATGGAAAACCCGCTCCACTTTGTTCTCTTTCAAAAACAAAGAGAAAGCATCATCGTAACTCAGACTGTTAGGCCCGAGCGGCTCATAATGCACGCGAAAACCAAAGGAGCGCAGCTCCTCGGCATATCCACGCATAGCTGCAAGGAAGAGGACGATTTTTTGCTGGTGATAGCGGAAGTGGGTGCAGAGTTCGCGGTCCTCGCGCATGTAGACCAGGGTTTTCTCGGCCTTGAGGCCCTGTCTGAGCGCGAGTTCTGGATTGAAAAGCTGATTGCCGAGAACGAGCATGACGTCCATCCGCATTCCTCCCACAGGCGAGCGTGAACTTCAAGCATGCCGCGTTCAGCGGCTTAAGGCAACACCGTCCCTGGCGTTGATGGGCTTATTGAAGAATAGCGTCCACAGCCGCATTCAACTCAGCCGGATTGCTAATCGCCTTCAAAGGCATCCGGTTCAAATCCGCGCCAATGATCAGCTGCGCACCGGCCGAGCGGGGGGCTGCTGCGTTCTGTTCCAGCTTACGGTAGGCATCCTGGTAAGCCGCTACAAAGAAAGCATTCCGGTTGGCATCATAGGCCGGGTTCATGGTGGCAGCGGCCGAGCCTTCAAGGCCGGATGCATTATCCCAGTCAAAGTCCAAGGCGAGGCTTTGATCGGCCGAACGCACGCTGCGGCTATCAGTATAGGCCTTCCAAAGATCATTCATCCAAAGCTTGGAAGCCTCATCCGCCTTATCCTGGGTTCCGGTCAAACGATCGACGAAGGACCCGGTTCCGCCGGCAATCACGGCCCGGATGGCCTTCAGCTGGAACGAATAAAGACCCTGGCTCAGGGTGGAAACCTCGACCAGATAATCCACGTTTGCACAGGTGTCCAGGCTGCCGATCGTGCGGCGGTTGGCATGCTCCATCCAGCCACCGAAGGAAACCAGCTTATCCTGGCCCAGATTCAAAGCATTGACTGTCACATCCTGAGCCGTCAAAGCCAAAGGATCACGGCGGAAGGCGTTCGGTTCCGCGATGGAGGCTTTTAAAGCCTCGGCGAGAGTCCTTGGTTCCATGACCAGCAGTTTGCTCTTATCAACGGCGGGACGCACATGGCCCTGATCATCGGTGAATTCCAGGAAGCTGCGGCCTTCACCCAGATCATGCCGTGCATCCAAAAGATCCGTGTAAAGATCCTGGCTCGGGAAATAAGCCTGGTAGAAGTTTTCGAGCCCATTCTTTTCCACAAGGCCGCCCCCGCGTCTGGCTGCAGCCACGCGTGCCGTGGTGTGAATCAGAACACCCGACGGAATCTCAAAGCGCGACTGACCATCGCTGGTCCGCCCTTTATAGGCATTCTGAACGCGCTCACCGTTGGCCAGATAGAAAGGCTTCGAAGCAACAACGGCTGTATAGGAAACGAAAGGCAGACCCTTCAGAAGGGAAATGCTCGACAGGAAAGCCTGCTCCAGTTGATTATCGGGAATACGCGAGATAATCGGCTGAAGAGTCTTCAGCAGCTGATTATAACGCTGACGGGACGGATCAGGACGGTCTTCGGGTTTCGCCTGCTCATCATAAAACAAATCAAAATAACGTTTCTTGATGTTCTCACTGCGCTCACTCCAGCGGGCATCACCCGGTGCTGTGATCAAAGCGCGAATGAATTCCTTGGGTGAAACGAGCAGCATGTCGCTGAATGCAAGCCAATCCTTCTGCACCACATCCGAACGCTTGACCAGATTGCCTTCCTGCAAAGCCGCGGAAAAATCCGCCGTCGCGAAATATTCGCTCAGAAGGGTAATCTGTCCCACAGCCGCTTCCAGGTTGGCAATCGACTGATCGGGATAACCGATAAAGGCCTGCGCGACTTGATCCGCGCCAACATATTTCACAGCCGAGTCGATGCTGTGACCCAGTTTATTCAAACCCGGCAGCACCAGGACAGTTCCAATCGGTCCCGGTGTGGTGGCCACGATGCGCGCGGCTTTTTCAGCAAGCGAAAGCTCACGACCATCGACGATGACCACGGCGTCTTTCACGCTCGGGTTTTCCAGGATGCCGCGAAGAAGCGCGGCCGCGCCGGATGCCGAGGAACCACCAAAAATCATTCTGGGTTCCACATTGCGCTCCAGAAGGGCCAGAACCTGCGCAATCAAAGCTGGATAACGTTCCCCGTTGCCCTGCATGGAAATACAGGCCGTTTGCGAGGCCGGAGCGGCGACCGCAACGGGAGTGAAAAGAGTGCTGAGAAGAAGGAAGCGACTGAGGAAAATCGAACGCATAGAAGGCCCTCGAAGAGGTTATGGGACTGCATTCCGAGCGCGTACCTTAGCGGACTTTTCGTCTTTTGCAAGAACTAATTCAAAAGGGTTAACTGGCCGGAAAGCCATGACTGACAAGCTTTGCGAGATTCGCGAGGGACGGGATTTTCGTTGTTGCAGTTCGCGTCACTGTGGTATCTACCAGGCGCGATTGCTTCCGCTCCTAACCAAGCTTGGATAAGTATTGCTCATGAAAAAATTAAAGGTCACAATCATCGGTAATAGCATCGATCTCGGCTTTCTGGGTCATACCCGCTGCTATCGTCGTTTGTACTGGCCCAATGGGCTGTTCTTCGTCGGGATGCTGCCGCTTTTCACCATGACGCAATCCCTCCTGACCCTCAGTTCCAAAACCCCCGGACCGCTGCGCCCGCTGGTGAAGGGGCGGATTCGTTCCCTTTCGCAGCGCATCCTGCGTGTGGCTCAGTCGCCACAGAATATTATGGACCGCAAGGACGGTTACCGGGCTCGGATAGCCGAACTCTCGCCGTTTCAGGTCGAGTGGAATAACCTCTGCACAGTGGGCAACACGCTCCAGCAAAGCCTTCGGGATGCGGACGGTATTCCCGCTGACCAGGATATTGTGTTCATTCACCTGGGCGTGATGGAGCTGACCCAGAAATATAGTCCGCAGAAGATTCGGGCTCTTTTCCGTCAGCTTCTTTTGATCAATGCCACGAAAAGCCCCAATGCTCACTTCGTCATCTTCGGTCTGGGCGACATCGTCCATGCGATGTCCACACCCGGCAACAAAAGGCCGGCTTTGCCCTTCATTAAAAATCCCCGCGTGACCCATGTGCAGTCGATGCTCGGATTTGATGGCAAACTCAAACTCAATCCGCGCAGTGATCCGCAAACAGTTGCGTGGGCTGAGCGTTTGAAGCAGACTTACTGCAGGATCTATCAGCATGAACTGCAGCGGGCGATGCGGCTCGGATTGATTCGCAGTCATACTTATGTGCCGAACTCCGAAGCCCCGCTTTATCAGGACCAGGATCGGTCGCGATACTTTGCGATTGATGGAGTGCATCTGGCTGACGAAGGATCCGCTGTGCTGGCGAACTGGGTTTGGCAGAGGATACGCGATGATATTCAGGCCGCGATATCCCGCGCGGCGGGCCAGGTTATTTCCAGCATGGAACCAGGCCCCTGGTCATTATCCAAGAGCTGAACGCGACCGTGCAGGGTCTGAACGCTCTTTCCAATGACGCTCAAACCCACACCGCGGCCGCTGGTGACCGTCACATGATCGGCCGTGCTCACGCCTTCCAGAAAAAGAAATTCGCTCCAGCTATGCCCCGGCTCAGGCTTCCAACCATGTTTTTGCGCCTGCTCCTGAATTTTCTGATGATCAAGCCCGGCGCCGTTGTCGCGAAGGACGAGCACATGCTGATCACCCCTTGGAAAAGCGGATACGGAAAAGCGTGCCTCGCTGGGCCGCCCTTTTTCATGAGCGCGCAGGACAAAGCCGTGATCCGCGGCATTGGTCAACGCATGCAGGACGACATCGGCCAGGGTTTTGAGTTCAAAGCGACTTAAGGATAGCGATTCCTCCACGACGAGGCTGCCGAGGCGAACGCCGGCTGATGCCAGCTGACGTTCCAGGGCCGGTTTATGCTGGGCCACCAGATCGAAGAGACTGCGGACGTCGACATCCGTGATGTGACCCAGGACATGCTGCATCGCGGCTGTATAGGTTTCGGCCAATGCGCGAAGTTCATCCACCCGGGGCTCAAGACGCCCGCCGTGATCAGAACGCAGCTCATCTTCCAATTGATGCGCCTTGTTCTGCAAATCGTGAAGCCTTAGGGTCCTGGCCGTGCCCTTGATGCTGTGGGCTATGCGTTTGGCTGTGCTCATATCCTTTTGCACCAGAGCCGCATGGGAAAGGTTTTGCATAAGCTGCGGGAGTTCGCCGAGGAAACGTCCCACGGCCCTGGGATGACTGCTGAGAATTTCCCGCGCATAGTCCAGCATGTGGTCGGCCTGTTCGCGTGCTTTTTGCGACTGCTTTTCCAGGGTATGGATCGTGGTCACATCCCGCATGACCAGCAGCACGGATTGAATCACCCCGTGCCCCAGGAGAGGCTGCCAGTAAAAAGCGATATCGCGTCCCGAGATCTGCGATTCTGCAGGAAGATTGCTCTGATTCAGTTCCCAGGACAGTTCACTTTCGCCCATGACGGCTTCCAGGCACTGCACCGTGATCGCCTGCCTGTCAGCGGAAAGGCCTGTGAGCGCCATGAGATCCTGGAGCTTTGCGCCTTGTAAATTCTTTTGGCCCGTGATGTCGAGCAGATGACGGGATTCTTCAGCTTCAAGGATCATACCCGGGCGGATCACGATCAGGCCTTCCTCGATGCTATCGACGATATGCTGAAGACGGGCTTTGCCGGCACTCATCTCCTGAGCATGACGGCGCGATTCCCGCCAGGATCTTATGGCGAGGAAGAGGGCAAGGCCGCAGACGACGGCCACAGCTATCATCGCATAGCTCAGGTCCTGATAGAGCGAAAGGTTTTTCAGCTTCAGATCCTTCAGGCGGCTTTCAGCTTTTTCCTGCTGAAGTTCGGCCTCTGACGAGGCTGTGGCCATCGAGTTCTGGAAGTCCGGTTTCAAATGCTTCGAAAAAAAGTGATAGAACGAGCGCCACATTCGATTTTCATCGCGGGGCTCCAGATTCAGCTGGGACAGTGTATCGGTGAGGTCCAGAAGCACATCCATCTGCGGTGATTCCAGGTTCAGACAGGATTGAACCGACATCGAGTCGCCCAGAAGGCGTTTTGTCAGGTCCACGTAGCAGCTTAGAAAAGCGAGGCGCTCTTTGTCGCCATAACTTTTCAGGTTGACCATTTTCAAGGTGTTGCGGGCTTCGAGCGGCTGCTTGTTTTTAGCGAAGACATAGGCTTTGAATACTTTGATATCCATGGCGAGGCTTTCGTGACCTTCGGCAGCATCCAGCGCCTTCAAAGCCTCATCATACTCGGAAAAGAGAAAGAGGTGGCCGATGGCCTTGTTGTAGCTGACCCACTTGATTTGATAGAGGATATAGGGCGTGGGCTCCTGCTTTTTATACCAGTCGAGCACCTCGTTGTAATACTTCACCGAGAGTCTTTGCATCGGCTCGCTTAAGAGCGAATTCGCATATGAGAAGGCCAGGTTCAGTTTGGATTCAGCGATATCGAATTCCGCATCCGCGGGCAGGGCCTCGACGGCTTTTTTATAAAAGCGGATGGATTCATGAACGTGCCCCTTATTGGAGAGGCGGGCTCCGATGACATTCAGTATCGGTGAGGCTATCAGGCGATTGGGAAACTGCTTCTGGGCGGCATCGGCAATGGCCTCAAGACGCTGCGCCGTTTCCATGATGGGCAGATCTTCAGCCAGAATGCAGTTGGCCTGATACTGATGATGATCGGGCTTAGGCGGATACCGCTGACAGATCGGACGGACCAGTTCCGGGCGACCGGAATCCAAAAGGTAATTCGAATAGTAGGACGAGGCCAGATAAAGGTTCTCGGGCGTCTGCAGGCGATCGTCCATGACCCATTTGAACTGCTGGGACTCGGTGTCGGTGGAGAGGGTGAGGTTGGGGCCTTCGTCCATCCAGATAAAGCGTTCGGCCGCCAGGATCGTGTAATCGGAGATGCGGGGTTCCGGCTCCGCATCCGCCCTGGCAGACGAATGGGGCAGAATCATGAAGGCAGCGCATAAGAGCCCGCAGCTCCACCTGCTCGTGCCAGCTTTGTGAATTGTCCGAGCGGACGGCATTCGGCATTCCCCTTCCTTCTTTACATCGGAATTTCGGGGCAATAACCAAGGAAAATTGCGGGGCGATTTCATCCCATTGGGAATAAAACGCGAAACCTGCTTTGGCATTCATACGCTGCAGAAAGAATTGGAACGGAACCTCGCAAAAAAAAGTTTTCGACTGGCTGGCCAGTGCTGGCTTTTGGGGGAACCACTTGATAGACAGGCTCATCAATTTGGAGGTTAGTGATGAATTCTCTCGTTCATGCGTCCGTTCTTGGTTTTTCCCTGATTGCTTCCACTTTGGCCAGTGCCAAAACATTCTCGGGAGTTCTGAATGCTCTCGATTCCACAAAGTATGAGAACGCGACAGCAACCGTGAACTATAAGGCGAAGACCCTCACGCTGTCGCTGCAACCCCGCATGCCCGTTTGTCCCGAAGGCCGCATGTGCATCCAGGCTTTTCCTCCCGCCATCACTCTGATCTTCAAAGGCGCAAAATCCTTCAAGGATTCCTGCGGCGTCATCATCACTCAGGTTCGCACGGCGAAGGCGCCTATCGACGGCAGCAAGACCGAAATCACCCTGGTGAATAACAGCGAGAATAGCTGTGAAAGCAGTCCTGAATTGATCGCAAGCCTGGCCTTGAAGAATCGCGAAGGTGCCCCGGTGGATTCCTTTGTCAGCGCGCGTGAACTGAGTGCTGAATTGAAAGGTGCCGCGGTTGGTCAGTACCTGGATGGGCGCCTTGTCCTGAACCGTGGGACGGGTGACGTGAACGTGAGCCTTCAGCCGCTTATGCCTGTTTGTCCGGAAGGTATGGTCTGCGCCCAGGTCATGCCCCTGCCGGTGGAACTCTTCTTCACCAAAGCCGTCACCACCACCAATGACTGCGGTGTTGTGCAAACGCAGACCGGCCTTGTCTGGAATGAAAACGAAGCTCGCTTCTTCACCGTACTTATCAATGATAATCGCAAAAACACCTGCCCTACGCTCGTGGCCCTTGCGCCCTTGGATATCGTTGTACGGTCGAGCGAGACGGCTGAATTTTCTGACGAGGCCGCTGTGGAAGTCGATCAGCTGACAAGCGAAGGTCTGAACTGAACCCGCCCCGCTTCAAATTTTCTTCCTGGTCGTGGCAGCAGGAACGGAATCCTGCTGCGGTGCTTCCTGGACGCTGGACAAACCCCACAGGGCCAAGGCGATCAGGAGGGAACCCAGGATGGCAAAGACCAAATTCCCTACCGAAAAGCGTTCGATTTCCGCTGCATCATGCTGGTTCAGTCGATTGATCCTGCCAAAATACTGATTCACAAAGATCAAGGGCACAAACGCGAAGAGGCTGATGACCTCGCCATAGCCCGGGATATGCGACATCACGTTCAAGGCGAAGAAAAGAATCGCCAGCACTGTGAGCTGCCGGTTGGAAACGGATAGGGCCACGCGTTCATTCTCTGTCTTGTCCAGGAGTGAGCGAAGCGTGAGCGGAAGGAAGAGAGCGCACAGCGGCGCCCAGGCAAAGGTTCGCTCAGCCACGCGCATCAGCTTCCAGTTTCGATAGCCCCAGTAGATGGTGTAAAGGCCGAAGGTCGTTATATTCATGACGATAAATTTGGGAAGGCCTGGTGCATAGAGCACGGGTAGCCTGGTCGTGGGAGCAGCCGATTCGATGGGGGCAACGGGATGAGCGTCCATGGAATTCTCCTTTGAGGATCATTCGGACGAAACCCTGAGCAAGAAAACCGTCAATGCTTTTTTTGTGGTAAGAATAGGCCGGACAGAGCATCCGGCCGCGAAAAGGAATCAGCTTATTTTCCCGGCTTGATCAAAGCGATATCATCAGCCTTCAAAAGATCCACAGTCTTCACGAGACCGCGTTCCAGACGCGAATAGTATTCGTTTTCCACCACGACATCCAAAGTATTCAGCGGCGCGAAGGTGGGGCAGGTGTTGTTGCGGTTGTTGTTGATCGTCACCTTCATGGCTGGGCCATCGACAGGCTTATTATCAAAGGACGCCACAGTTTGAATGATGCCGCAGTCGTTCACGGTCGTGTAGGCGTTATCGAAGGTGAAGATTTGCGACTCGGAACCGTCGACAGGATTCAAAGTCAATTCCACGTAAGTCTTGCGACCGTCGAAGAAAAGGCTGCCGCCCTTGAAGGCTTGTGATGTGACCGACTCAAGTTCCGCGCGAATCACGCCTTGAAATGCCACGGCTGTCTCCACATAATCGGATGCAAAGCGATCGCGGATCTGAATCCACTTCCCGTTGATGCGATCATACCACTTCTGCTCGAAGTTCAAAGTGGCGACCGCAGGTTTACGGCCGCGGCAGCTGAAATTGCTGGCGTCGGTCAGGGTCACCTGGGTGCGGGTGCCGTCGACAGGAATATAATCCATAAGGGCCACAGTCTTCACGACTCCGCAGCGGTCCACGGTGCTGTTGACGCTTTCAAAGCTGTAGGCGGCGGTGGCGGGTTCGTTGACGTCGCAGCCTTCGGCAGGATTGCAAACAGGCACGAGGACGAGGTCCAGGGTATCCTTGGCGTAATTGATGGTCGCCGTGGCGCTGACATAGCGCGGGGAACCCAGCGCAGTGAACTCAGCCTTGATCGTATCAAGACTTTGAAAGGGCTTGGCCGCAGCGGCCGAGGCAATCAAGGACAGACCCAAAAGTGTGGTACGGGCGAAAAAGGAATTCATCAGAACCTCCAAATGTTACGCCCACAGTCCTATCAGGCCTTCCCTCCAAAAGACTAGGTTTGGCCAGCCAGTCCACTATCTTATTTGAGCATGCAAATAGACGTGGTTAAGACTAACCATCAATTCCCCGTCTGAATGTTCCAGAGTCTTGTGTAAAGGCCCTTCTGCTCCAAAAGCTCTTCATGGGTTCCGACCTCCTTGATCTGTCCCTCATCCAACACCAGAATCCGATCCGCATGACGAATCGTCGACAGGCGATGCGCGATGACGATCAATGTCCTTTGATGCGCGAGCTTTTGCAGGGAACGCTGGATCGCTTCCTCGGTTTCGTTATCCACGGCGGACGTGGCTTCATCGAAGATCAGAATCGGCGGGTCGCCGAGCAGGCCACGGGCTATGGTGATCCTTTGTCTTTGTCCACCGGACAAACGTTGTCCGCGTTCCCCGATCAAAGTATCCAGGCCCTGGGGCAGCTGCAGGGCAAAGTCCCTGGCCGCCGCCACATCAAGAGCCTCCAGCAGGCTTTCATCCGTGACTTCAGGTTTTCCCATCTTCAGGTTCTGGCGCATACTGGTGTCGAGCAGGAACACGTCCTGGCCCACATAGCCTATGTTTTTGCGCAGTTCCTTTTGGGCAACTTGTGTCAAGGGAACGCCATCAATGGTGACCGTTCCGCGCGTCGGATCGTAGAAGCGGAGCAGCAGTTTAATGACCGTGCTCTTGCCGGCTCCCGTTGGACCCACAAGGCCGATGAATTCCCCGGGCTTGATATCCAGATTGAAATTTTTCAGAAGAGGGGAGGAATCGGAGTACGAGAAATCCACAGCCTGAAAGCTCAGCGCACCGCGACTCCGGCCAATGGCCACGGTTTGCGGTGGATCGACGATGCCGACCTTGGCTGTGATCAGATCGAGGGTTCGCTTGACCGAGGCCATGGACCTTTCATAAAGATCCAAAAGTTCTCCGAATGCGGTGAAGGGCCAAAGGAGCCTTTGGGTCAGGAACACCAGGACGGTATAGGCCGCGGGGGAAAGATCGCCGTTGAGCGTTTGCCAGCCTCCGAGGACGAGCGTGAAGAGAAAACCGGCCAGCACCGACATGCGGATGATGGGCACGAAGGCCGAACTAAGGGCAATGGCCTCACGATTGGTTTCGATGTAATGCTGCGACGCATCGTTCACCAGTTGGACCTGTTCATCCTCGGCAACCGCGGCGCGAATCGTGACAACCCCGGTGATGATGCCGGACAGCCTTGCCCCCAGCATGGAAGCAGCCTCGCGAACCGCCGCGTAACGCCCGGCGAGTCGGCCGCGGAAACGAAAGCCCCCATAAAGGATCACGGGAATAGGCAAAAGCGCGAAGGCGGCGACGATCGGCGACAGATAGAAGAAGACGGCGCTGACCAGGAGCGAGGACACGAAGAGCTGAATGAACTTATGCGTGCCTTCATTCAGGAAGCGTTCCACCTGGTTCACATCATCGTTCAGGATGGAAAGGAGGCGTCCTGAGTTTTGTTTTTCATACCAGGATAAGCTCAGCTTTTGGATATGCCGCACACCATCCATGCGTAGAGCATGCTGCAGCTGCTGCGCAAGATTTCGCCAGCGCACCAAAGCCCCATATTCCGTGATGGATTCGAAGAGCCAGATCAGAAAGGTGATAAAGGCCAGAACGCCGAGCTGCTGCACAGGACTTGTGATTCCAGCGCGCGCCAGAAAACTTTGGTCCCGTGATACCACGATGTCGATGGCCACACCGATCAGGACCTCGGGCAGCACATCGAAGATTTTATTCAGCGTGGAATAGACGGCCGCCACCAGCGCTTTCTGACGAAAGGGGGTGGCGTAATCCCAGAGTCTTTGCATGGGGCTGAGGTGATCGGGGGCGGACATGGGATCTCCTGTGGCAAGGTTTGCAGGACTTAACCTTTAGCACAAGGAGTCCTATTCGCCAACGGCCTCACCCCCATCGCTTTACTTTTTGGGTTTGATGAAACGCAGAGTCATGCGATCGCTTTCACCAATGGCCAGATACTTGGCGCGATCCTGGTCCTTCAGCGCCAGCGAGGGCGGAAGGGTCCAGACGCCTTGCGGATAGTCCTTGGTGTCCTTGGGGTTCGCATTGATTTCGGATTTGGCGTCGAGTTTAAAGCCGGCTTTGGTGGCCAGGCGAATGACTTCGCTTTCCTTCACGTAACCGCTTTTGCCTTTGTCATCGACCTTGGTCTTTTCATTCTGCCGATGCTCGACCACGCCCAGGATCCCGCCTGGCTTCAGCGCGCTATAAAAAGCGGCGAAAGCTTTCTCCGCCGCATCATTGCCGCTCCAGTTGTGAACGTTGCGGAAGGTGAGGACCATGTCCGCCGACTCGGGCTTCACGAAGTTCGTGAGGTCGGGCGGCGTGAAGGACGCATAGGAAACTTTCACGTTGGGATGGCTCTGGGCCCAGCCGTTCAGCGTATCGTAGGCTTTCTTGAAATACTCATTTTTTTCAGGGGGCACGATGGCGGCCACGTACTGACCCTGGTTGCTGAGATAGGGTGCCAGTATTTCCGCATACCATCCGGTGCCGGGCCAGATTTCGACCACGGTCATGTTGGGCTTGAGACCCATGAATTTCAGGGTTTCCACCGGATGGCGATAGATGTCGCGCTGCATGTTCTGGGCGGTGCGGAAGGGCGAGGCCACAGCCTCCTCGATGGTCTTCGGCAGTTCCTTGGTGACGACTTCGCGCTTGGCTTCGTCCTTGGCAGGCGTTGCTTCAGGAGTTGGGCTCGTAGTGGTACAGGCTGCAAGGAGGCTACCAACAAGTAGAATCGGAGTCTTTCTCATGAATTGTCCTTTCCAGTAATGGACCCCGAGCCTACCAGACCCCTGCCGTCCCACCCAGAGAAAAGTCATAAATCAGTTTTTATGGGGTCTGGTAATACACTTGAGTTAAGTCTTATTTGCTAGGTATGTCCGGGACTTGCGCATCTTCCTTAAGTTCGTCTGCGGCGCACCGAACTGTGTCCCCATAAGGAGGAGTCTATGAAAAAATTGCGCGCGATCCAGGAACGGCGAGGTTCCGAAACCTTCCCTAATGATCTTCGTGGCGTGGGCGAGTCCCCGCTTCTGACGGAACTTCCTCCATGTCCCTATCTGGTTGTGAGAGGCTCCGACCTGCCGACCCTCGAACCCATCGAAAAATTATTCGAGCTTCAGGTCAATCCACAGGACCAGGTTTTCATCCTGGAAAGTGCGGTCAACGAGAGTCATAAGCATAAGGCTCTGCGGCTGTGGTTTGTCGCGCGCTTTCTTCTGAAACAGCATCCCGGGCTGGAGCTGCAGATCGGTGAACGCGATCTCCTACGCGAAGCCCTCCTGGCCAACATCGGTCAGACAGAGTTCGTGCATCCTAACCGTCAGCAGCGGGAGCCTGTGCCGGTGCAGCTGCATGGTTCAGGAAGCCTGACGCTTTCCGTTCTTTTGCAGCATGTCCTCGTGCAGGTCGGCTATCCGATCCAGGCCACGGAACAGGACTGCATCCTGTCCGCCGATGACGAACTCTTCCGTTTTGAATTCCCCATTGAGACACGTAAAGCCTTGGCCGTTTAGGAGTATTCTGATGCCAAACATTTTGCCCTTATTGATGCTGGCGGTGATCTGGGTCGGTTCCTTGGTGATTGCGGTGCTGCCTTTATCGTTCGCGCTCACCCGACTCGATCCCTGGCTCGTCCTGGGTGCATTTGCACTTTTTCCCTTTTTATTCGTGCCCAGCTTCATCACGCTGGCGGGACTCATGAGCAGCTTCGCCCAGTCGAAGATCATTCCCGGTCGCTTTCCTCGCGAAGCCTTCCATAAGATTTATGGCTGGCGCCGGGTCTATGGCATCTGCTGGACCCAGGTTTTCTATTTCAAACCGCTGTACGCGATCAGCCTCGCTGTACCGCGCTTTAAAAGTTACATGCTCCGACTCTTCGGCTACAAAGGGCCTTCCACGTCCTTCGTGGTCTATCCCGATACCTGGCTGCGTGATCTGCCTGTCCTTGAGATCGGCAAGGATGCTTACCTTGCCAATCGCTCGACCATCGGGACCAATATCTGTTTGAACGATAACACCATACTCGTTGATGCCATTCGCGTCCGGGACAAGGGCCTTGTGGGGCACCTGGTCGTGCTCGCGCCCGGCTGCAGCATTGAAGCCGGCGCGGAAATCGGTGTCGTGACATCCATTGGCCTACGCTGTTGGATCGGTCCTCGGGTGGCGGTCAAACCCAACTGCGGGATCAATCACGGTTGTAATCTGGAAGAAGGCTGCGAAATCGGCACGCGGGCCTACATCGGCCTGAAAGTCCGCGTCGGCAAGGGCGTGAAGGTGCCCGCGGGCGCGAACATACCTGAAGGCGCTGTGATCCTGCAGCAATCGGATATGGATCGGTACTATAGCTCCGAGACGAAGTCCCTGCAGGATTTCGCCGCGCAACTTTCTGTTGTGGGGATCTGATGGAGGTCAATCGAAAGCCAGGAATGCCGATGGATCCTGACGCCCATCTCCTTCGCGAGATGCTGCGGCGGCAGTCCACCCTTGCCCTGGTTTTCGGTGTGGCTTTTGGCCTTTACGGGCTGACGAGTTTTGAAATCATCAGGATTTACAAA encodes:
- a CDS encoding Hpt domain-containing protein; this encodes MILPHSSARADAEPEPRISDYTILAAERFIWMDEGPNLTLSTDTESQQFKWVMDDRLQTPENLYLASSYYSNYLLDSGRPELVRPICQRYPPKPDHHQYQANCILAEDLPIMETAQRLEAIADAAQKQFPNRLIASPILNVIGARLSNKGHVHESIRFYKKAVEALPADAEFDIAESKLNLAFSYANSLLSEPMQRLSVKYYNEVLDWYKKQEPTPYILYQIKWVSYNKAIGHLFLFSEYDEALKALDAAEGHESLAMDIKVFKAYVFAKNKQPLEARNTLKMVNLKSYGDKERLAFLSCYVDLTKRLLGDSMSVQSCLNLESPQMDVLLDLTDTLSQLNLEPRDENRMWRSFYHFFSKHLKPDFQNSMATASSEAELQQEKAESRLKDLKLKNLSLYQDLSYAMIAVAVVCGLALFLAIRSWRESRRHAQEMSAGKARLQHIVDSIEEGLIVIRPGMILEAEESRHLLDITGQKNLQGAKLQDLMALTGLSADRQAITVQCLEAVMGESELSWELNQSNLPAESQISGRDIAFYWQPLLGHGVIQSVLLVMRDVTTIHTLEKQSQKAREQADHMLDYAREILSSHPRAVGRFLGELPQLMQNLSHAALVQKDMSTAKRIAHSIKGTARTLRLHDLQNKAHQLEDELRSDHGGRLEPRVDELRALAETYTAAMQHVLGHITDVDVRSLFDLVAQHKPALERQLASAGVRLGSLVVEESLSLSRFELKTLADVVLHALTNAADHGFVLRAHEKGRPSEARFSVSAFPRGDQHVLVLRDNGAGLDHQKIQEQAQKHGWKPEPGHSWSEFLFLEGVSTADHVTVTSGRGVGLSVIGKSVQTLHGRVQLLDNDQGPGSMLEITWPAARDIAA
- a CDS encoding ABC transporter ATP-binding protein, yielding MSAPDHLSPMQRLWDYATPFRQKALVAAVYSTLNKIFDVLPEVLIGVAIDIVVSRDQSFLARAGITSPVQQLGVLAFITFLIWLFESITEYGALVRWRNLAQQLQHALRMDGVRHIQKLSLSWYEKQNSGRLLSILNDDVNQVERFLNEGTHKFIQLFVSSLLVSAVFFYLSPIVAAFALLPIPVILYGGFRFRGRLAGRYAAVREAASMLGARLSGIITGVVTIRAAVAEDEQVQLVNDASQHYIETNREAIALSSAFVPIIRMSVLAGFLFTLVLGGWQTLNGDLSPAAYTVLVFLTQRLLWPFTAFGELLDLYERSMASVKRTLDLITAKVGIVDPPQTVAIGRSRGALSFQAVDFSYSDSSPLLKNFNLDIKPGEFIGLVGPTGAGKSTVIKLLLRFYDPTRGTVTIDGVPLTQVAQKELRKNIGYVGQDVFLLDTSMRQNLKMGKPEVTDESLLEALDVAAARDFALQLPQGLDTLIGERGQRLSGGQRQRITIARGLLGDPPILIFDEATSAVDNETEEAIQRSLQKLAHQRTLIVIAHRLSTIRHADRILVLDEGQIKEVGTHEELLEQKGLYTRLWNIQTGN